The Balneola vulgaris DSM 17893 DNA window CTGGTGAACTTACACTCAGTCCATTTACAATAACTGTTCGAGTTCGCCAAAATAATCGAGGTATCAGAGATCCATTTAACTTTGGTATCGGGCAAGAAACAAAAGAATTAAAAACTCTACCTGTTACCGTAAATGTAGAGCGATTACCCGAACCATCTAATGCTGAATTCATAGGCGCTGTTGGTGATTTCAATATTGAGAGAAGCATTAATCCAACCAATGCTTTTGTTGGCGAAAGTGTAGAAATTGTTACTCGAATTTCAGGTTCAGGCAATGTGCCTTTACTTAATAAACCTGAATACGAGTTTCCAGAAGCTCTAGAAGAGTATAACCCTCAAGAGACTTCGAACTTATCACGGTCAAATCGACTTATAGCCGGCTCAAAAACATTTACTGATATTGTAATTGCTAGAGGTGAAGGCGTATTCACTATTCCCGAAAAAAGAATAGCTAGTTATAACCCTGAAGCTAAGCGATTTGAGTACACCACACTGCCAGCATTGACTTTAAACGCTGTAAATGACCCCAATGCAACGGTGGCTTCGCTTGAAGATATGCGCCTTGATGTAAGCCCTGTTATAGGCTTGGTTAGCTGGCACCCTATCAAAAACGACCCTCTTAGTTCGAATACATTAGTTTGGGGGCTCCTTTTTATCCCGCTATTAATAGTTGGAGGAGCTTATGGTGCTAAAAAATATACCGATCGCCTTCAAACTGATACGGGCTTTGCACGCTCACAAAAGGCTAAAACGCAAGCACTCTCCACTTTAGATGAAGCCGAAAAAGCGGATGATATTAAAACAGGCTATCACTTAATTCAGAAGGCATTATCAATATTTATTGCCGATAAATTAAACCTTCCAGAAGCAGGACTTTCAAGTAAGCGCCTGATTGATGAGGCTTTTGCAAAGAACTCTGAAGTTCCTGCCAAGTCACTTCGTCAGTTATTTGACAAGTGCGAAACCATTGCTTTTGCACCCAATGTATCTCCAGAAGGACTCAAAACAGATATTGAAAAAGCACGCAGTTTAGTAAAAGAATTAGGGAAGTTATTATGAGATTAGCACTCTTAATTTTGATGTGGTTGGCACCCACTTTTCTATTTGCTCAAAATTCATCTCAATATGAGTTTGATGAAGCAAATACTAAACTAGAGAATGGTGACTATAAAAATGCCTTGCAACAGTATCGCATTATCATTGCTGATGGTGAAGAATCTGGAGCACTTTATCTCAATATGGGTATAGCTGCGGTTCAGTTAGACTCTTTAGGATTGGCTAAATACTACTTCACTCGCGCACTAGCCTTTGATACAGCCGAGCAAGAAGCGAACACTGCTTTAGATTTTGTAAACTCTCAGTTTAGTCGGCAATCGGCAACGCTTCCTAAATTACCTTGGGATAAACTCGTAGATATTCTGAAGGTAAGCCCCGGAACATTTGGCGTTTTCATGATTGGATACATCATTTTATGTATCGCTGTTCTGTTATTATTAGCCAAATGGTTCAATTTTATTTCCTTTAAAAAACTTCCGACCTTAATAATGTCGATTGCGGGAGTTGGAATGGTTGTTTTAATACTCGCATTTTATGTTGATTACGTAGATCAACGATACGACGAAGCTATATTAATTACGGAGCAGTCATCGGTTACTCAAAAACCTGATAGTACGTCAACCTTAGTAAGTATGGCTTATGAGGGATACCCACTTACCATCGATCAAAGTGTAAGCGAAGGCCATAGCGATTGGTATTATGTTCGATTAGGGAATGGCCAATATGGATGGATCAAAAAATCCGGAATTTTAAAATTATAAAAGACCTCTTTTATGAGCGCATCACAAGAATATATTGACAACAATAAAGATCAATTTATAGAAGAACTATTTGATTTGTTACGCATCCCTTCTGTAAGTACAGATTCCTCTAAAAAGGATGCTATACATGAAGCTGCTAATTTTTTATTAAAGCAGTTTCAGTCGATGAATCTGGACACCGTAAAGTTATATGAGACTCCAGGAAACCCTATTGTTTATGCCGAGCATACCCCACACAAGGATAAACCAACGGTATTAGTGTATGGACATTACGATGTTCAACCATCAGATCCTGATGAACTTTGGACTTCCCCACCCTTTGAGCCCGTAATTAAAGATGGAAACGTATATGCTCGTGGAGCTAGCGATGATAAGGGGCAGTCTTATACGCATGTTAAAGCCCTAGAGTCTTTTAAGAAAACAGGACAGGAAATCCCTGTTAACATCAAGTTTATTCTTGAAGGTGAAGAAGAGATTGGGTCTCCAAATTTGGTTCCTTTCCTTGAAGAGCACAAAGATATGCTTAGCTGTGATATGGTGCTGGTATCCGATACCTCTATGTTTGGCAAAGACATGCCTTCCATTACTTATGGTCTTCGTGGACTCGCATACATGGAAGTGGAAGTAGTTGGTCCTAACCGTGATTTACACTCAGGAGTATATGGCGGTGCGGTTGAAAATCCATTGAACGTACTTTGCGAGATGATCGCCAAGCTTAAAGACGAAGACGGTGTAATTCAGGTTCCTGGTTTTTATGATAAAGTAATTCCACTTACAAAAGCCGATCGTGAGGCGTCAGCAGCTCTTCCATTTGATGAAGAAGCTTATAAAGCTTCACTCGGTATTGAGGCCGTTCATGGCGAAAAAGGATATACCACTTTAGAACGAGCATCTGCTCGCCCTACTTTAGATGTAAATGGTATTTGGGGTGGTTATACAGGCGAAGGGGCTAAAACGGTACTGCCTTCCAAAGCGAATGCTAAAATTAGTATGAGACTAGTCCCAGGTCAGCATCCCAAAGAAATCGCTCAATTATTTAAAGAGTATTTCGAATCGTTAGCACCAGATACTGTGAAAGTTAAAGTAACAGAACACCATGGTGGACACCCATCCGTAACCGACTTGAGCTTTTACGGCTTAAAAGCGGCCGCTCAAGCCTTCGAAGAGGTTTATGAGGTAGAACCACTATTTGCACGCGAAGGTGGCTCTATTCCAATTGTAGCCGACTTCAAGCGCGTTTTAGGTGCTGAGTCGATACTAATGGGCTTTGGTTTAACCAGCGATGCTATTCATTCTCCTAATGAAAAGTTTTCATTAAA harbors:
- a CDS encoding BatD family protein, with amino-acid sequence MTKTGKSLSSALLFLLFLSITHLASAQDVTVEATLSETNIFEGESVQFQLSISGTAINSLDRPQMPSVNGLRYLPNRTSTASNYTYTGGQPQVTQTFGYTFIAQSNGQYTFPAISVSVNGNTYQTKPISFKVLDPKTIDNGQAARSPDIYLRLEPSVTNPVVGQQVIADIILYFKDGVDVSSYNAIPGWKAEGFWKEELDNPSQARSTSTIIGGVRYKRARLLQYALFPTKAGELTLSPFTITVRVRQNNRGIRDPFNFGIGQETKELKTLPVTVNVERLPEPSNAEFIGAVGDFNIERSINPTNAFVGESVEIVTRISGSGNVPLLNKPEYEFPEALEEYNPQETSNLSRSNRLIAGSKTFTDIVIARGEGVFTIPEKRIASYNPEAKRFEYTTLPALTLNAVNDPNATVASLEDMRLDVSPVIGLVSWHPIKNDPLSSNTLVWGLLFIPLLIVGGAYGAKKYTDRLQTDTGFARSQKAKTQALSTLDEAEKADDIKTGYHLIQKALSIFIADKLNLPEAGLSSKRLIDEAFAKNSEVPAKSLRQLFDKCETIAFAPNVSPEGLKTDIEKARSLVKELGKLL
- a CDS encoding SH3-like domain-containing protein → MRLALLILMWLAPTFLFAQNSSQYEFDEANTKLENGDYKNALQQYRIIIADGEESGALYLNMGIAAVQLDSLGLAKYYFTRALAFDTAEQEANTALDFVNSQFSRQSATLPKLPWDKLVDILKVSPGTFGVFMIGYIILCIAVLLLLAKWFNFISFKKLPTLIMSIAGVGMVVLILAFYVDYVDQRYDEAILITEQSSVTQKPDSTSTLVSMAYEGYPLTIDQSVSEGHSDWYYVRLGNGQYGWIKKSGILKL
- a CDS encoding dipeptidase — encoded protein: MSASQEYIDNNKDQFIEELFDLLRIPSVSTDSSKKDAIHEAANFLLKQFQSMNLDTVKLYETPGNPIVYAEHTPHKDKPTVLVYGHYDVQPSDPDELWTSPPFEPVIKDGNVYARGASDDKGQSYTHVKALESFKKTGQEIPVNIKFILEGEEEIGSPNLVPFLEEHKDMLSCDMVLVSDTSMFGKDMPSITYGLRGLAYMEVEVVGPNRDLHSGVYGGAVENPLNVLCEMIAKLKDEDGVIQVPGFYDKVIPLTKADREASAALPFDEEAYKASLGIEAVHGEKGYTTLERASARPTLDVNGIWGGYTGEGAKTVLPSKANAKISMRLVPGQHPKEIAQLFKEYFESLAPDTVKVKVTEHHGGHPSVTDLSFYGLKAAAQAFEEVYEVEPLFAREGGSIPIVADFKRVLGAESILMGFGLTSDAIHSPNEKFSLKDFHRGIKTSARFMELLAES